From the genome of Pelomonas sp. SE-A7, one region includes:
- the ftsA gene encoding cell division protein FtsA, producing the protein MAKEYKDLVVGLDIGTAKIMAVVAEVMGNGELRIAGLGVAPSHGLKRGVVVNIDATVQSIQQALKEAEMMADCKISRVFTGITGSHIRGQNSTGMVIVRDKEVTPVDVARVVETAKAINIPNDQRLLLVEPQEFVIDGHEVKEPVGMSGGRLEVKVHIVTGAQSAAENIVKCVRRCGLEVDQLVLNPTASSSAALTSDERDLGVALVDIGAGTTDVAIFTGGSIRHTAVIPIAGDLITSDIAMALRTPTKDAEEIKVEHGVAKQLLADPADQVEVPGLGDRAPRLLSKQALAGVIEPRVEEIFSLVHQVIRESGYEELLSSGIVLTGGSAVMPGMVELAEDIFLKPVRRGNPTYSGGLFDMVANPRSATVMGLLEEARISRTRGLKAAQQAGSMKTLFGRAKDWFLGNF; encoded by the coding sequence ATGGCCAAGGAATACAAGGATCTGGTCGTGGGCCTGGACATCGGCACTGCCAAGATCATGGCGGTGGTCGCCGAGGTGATGGGCAATGGCGAGCTGCGCATCGCCGGCCTGGGCGTGGCCCCGTCGCACGGCCTCAAGCGCGGCGTGGTGGTCAACATCGACGCCACCGTGCAGTCCATCCAGCAGGCGCTGAAAGAGGCCGAGATGATGGCCGACTGCAAGATCAGCCGCGTCTTCACCGGCATCACCGGCAGCCACATCCGCGGTCAGAACTCGACCGGCATGGTGATCGTGCGCGACAAGGAAGTGACGCCGGTGGACGTGGCCCGCGTGGTCGAGACCGCCAAGGCGATCAACATCCCCAATGACCAGCGCCTGCTGCTGGTCGAGCCGCAGGAATTCGTGATCGACGGCCACGAGGTCAAGGAGCCGGTCGGCATGAGCGGCGGCCGCCTGGAGGTCAAGGTCCACATCGTCACCGGCGCCCAGAGCGCGGCCGAGAACATCGTCAAGTGCGTGCGCCGCTGCGGCCTGGAAGTGGACCAGCTGGTGCTGAACCCGACCGCATCGAGCAGCGCCGCCCTGACCTCGGACGAGCGCGACCTGGGCGTGGCCCTGGTCGATATAGGTGCCGGTACTACCGACGTGGCCATCTTCACCGGCGGTTCGATCCGGCATACCGCAGTGATTCCGATTGCCGGGGATTTGATCACCAGCGATATCGCCATGGCGCTGCGCACGCCGACCAAGGATGCCGAGGAAATCAAGGTCGAACACGGGGTCGCCAAGCAATTGCTGGCGGATCCGGCCGATCAGGTCGAGGTACCCGGCCTGGGCGATCGGGCGCCGCGCCTGCTTTCAAAACAAGCACTTGCCGGCGTTATTGAACCGAGAGTCGAGGAAATCTTCTCGCTGGTGCACCAGGTGATTCGCGAATCCGGGTATGAGGAACTGCTCTCCTCGGGGATTGTGCTGACCGGCGGATCGGCCGTCATGCCGGGCATGGTGGAACTCGCCGAGGACATATTCCTGAAACCCGTGCGGCGCGGCAATCCGACCTACAGCGGCGGCTTGTTCGACATGGTTGCCAACCCGAGGTCGGCCACTGTCATGGGTTTGCTCGAAGAAGCGCGCATTTCGAGAACACGCGGCTTGAAGGCGGCTCAGCAGGCGGGGTCCATGAAAACCCTGTTCGGGCGCGCCAAGGATTGGTTTCTGGGGAATTTCTGA
- a CDS encoding sensor histidine kinase: MRALILALLILLAGLPAAAQRMPMPEGVPTSSGDRATSAELALSSWTREELREWWAALRSLDGNPGQLPAKLQPPVDPAAWQKVSLPDVRTRGPSVALGDGDAQFQMRWYRLRYAAPEGRWPTSIALYMPRLVTLAAAVLVKTDEGWRPVFDNQAGAREQWVRPLWAVVPAALSEKRHVLEMVVAVPVLRDSFYSVSSAWLGAREDLEPRYEARWVLQIGVPQATGLTLIVLGLFAFTLWLRRREEPAYLLFALATVAWLVRNLHYHMDLPRTHAGLEWFWWATHASMSWVMLLTFLFALRFAHRRYPRFERAVSVFVLVSSLATMPFSSLLRDPLVLQHIVNAVVGTVATLFIGGVAVRDGSRELRLIAASLVLGLGLGVHDLFLLAGWAWPEHIYLMPFATLVIVVCFLYAVQHRYIGALQQVEQVNAQLGERLATQGAELQAQHDRLREAERQQALLVERQRLMQDMHDGLGSSLLSAMVAVEQGSMDQDKVVEVLRECVDDLRLVIDSLEPVGHDLVSLLATMRYRLGKRLQTGGLQLDWDVQDLPPLDWLEPPDALHVLRLMQEALTNVLKHARATRVRIVTRDVGHSVEIRVEDDGEGFDIDSARRGRGLKSQQRRAQRLGGRITFESSLGHGTRVCLRLPVQRQPGDPNLPAAPQGQA; the protein is encoded by the coding sequence ATGCGCGCCCTGATCCTTGCCCTGCTGATCCTGCTGGCCGGCCTGCCGGCCGCTGCGCAGCGCATGCCCATGCCCGAGGGGGTGCCAACCAGCTCCGGCGACCGGGCCACCTCGGCCGAGCTGGCGCTGTCCAGCTGGACCCGCGAGGAGCTGCGTGAATGGTGGGCGGCGCTGCGCTCGCTGGACGGCAACCCGGGCCAGCTGCCGGCCAAGTTGCAGCCGCCGGTCGACCCGGCCGCCTGGCAGAAGGTCTCGCTGCCCGACGTGCGCACCCGCGGGCCCTCGGTGGCCCTGGGCGACGGCGATGCGCAGTTCCAGATGCGCTGGTACCGGTTGCGCTATGCCGCGCCGGAAGGCCGCTGGCCGACCAGCATCGCGCTGTACATGCCGCGCCTGGTCACGCTGGCGGCGGCCGTGCTGGTCAAGACCGACGAAGGCTGGCGGCCGGTGTTCGACAACCAGGCCGGCGCCCGCGAGCAATGGGTGAGGCCGCTGTGGGCCGTGGTGCCGGCGGCGCTGAGCGAGAAGCGCCATGTGCTGGAGATGGTGGTGGCCGTGCCGGTGCTGCGCGACAGCTTCTATTCGGTCTCCAGCGCCTGGCTGGGCGCACGCGAGGACCTGGAGCCGCGCTACGAGGCACGCTGGGTGCTGCAGATCGGCGTGCCGCAAGCCACCGGCCTCACGCTGATCGTGCTCGGCCTGTTCGCCTTCACGCTATGGCTGCGCCGTCGCGAGGAGCCGGCCTATCTGCTGTTCGCGCTGGCCACCGTGGCCTGGCTGGTGCGCAACCTGCACTACCACATGGACCTGCCGCGCACCCATGCCGGGCTGGAATGGTTCTGGTGGGCGACCCATGCCTCGATGTCCTGGGTGATGCTGCTGACCTTCCTGTTCGCACTGCGCTTTGCGCACCGCCGCTACCCGAGGTTCGAGCGTGCCGTGAGTGTGTTCGTGCTGGTCTCCAGCCTGGCCACCATGCCGTTCTCGTCGCTGCTGCGCGACCCACTGGTGCTGCAGCACATCGTCAATGCCGTGGTCGGCACGGTGGCGACGCTGTTCATCGGCGGCGTGGCCGTGCGCGACGGCAGCCGCGAGCTGCGGCTGATCGCGGCCAGCCTGGTGCTGGGCCTGGGCCTGGGCGTGCACGACCTGTTCCTGCTGGCCGGCTGGGCCTGGCCGGAGCATATCTACCTGATGCCCTTCGCCACCCTGGTCATCGTGGTCTGCTTCCTCTACGCGGTTCAGCACCGCTACATAGGCGCGCTGCAACAGGTGGAGCAGGTCAACGCGCAGCTGGGCGAGCGGCTCGCCACACAGGGCGCCGAGCTGCAGGCCCAGCATGACCGGCTGCGTGAAGCCGAACGTCAGCAGGCCCTGCTGGTCGAACGCCAGCGCCTGATGCAGGACATGCATGACGGCCTGGGCTCCTCGCTGCTGTCGGCCATGGTGGCGGTGGAGCAGGGCAGCATGGACCAGGACAAGGTCGTGGAGGTGCTGCGCGAATGCGTGGACGATTTGCGACTGGTGATCGACTCGCTGGAGCCGGTCGGCCACGACCTGGTTTCGCTGCTGGCCACCATGCGCTACCGGCTTGGCAAGCGGCTGCAGACCGGCGGCCTGCAGCTTGACTGGGACGTGCAGGACCTGCCGCCGCTGGACTGGCTGGAGCCGCCCGACGCCCTGCATGTGCTGCGCCTGATGCAGGAGGCGCTGACCAATGTGCTCAAGCATGCGCGCGCCACCCGGGTGCGCATCGTGACGCGGGACGTCGGCCATTCGGTCGAGATCCGGGTCGAGGACGACGGCGAGGGTTTCGACATCGATTCCGCCCGCCGCGGCCGCGGCCTCAAGAGCCAGCAGCGGCGCGCCCAGCGCCTCGGTGGCCGCATCACCTTCGAGAGCAGCCTCGGCCATGGCACGCGCGTCTGCCTGCGGCTGCCGGTGCAGCGCCAACCGGGCGATCCCAATCTCCCAGCGGCCCCGCAAGGGCAAGCCTGA
- a CDS encoding bifunctional diguanylate cyclase/phosphodiesterase: MFRNITEDLLNATTARLLPVVVFVVAALTGLWHLSRPEPATGTPLPLVAWQEPADLKQPLDQDLAYVRARLAERQSATSVSTQRSTDAFWIGVKAQAPAGQQAWSVEFPSRHSMALRCWDEQSGELLGSATRSGSSGAVMPVRGGFALTLDGERRDIQLLCRSNFRGPAKIAAARWQAAELDAASAQHQKTATMIEAGLGLLALSMALTAAINKSRLYWAFIGWLMISMRMALLSEGSDFSFFGMPIAPEWLTLTRQWTLCLYFVTTIAVFGLLFRKEMAKVGGGWLLPIQRASTLLLMGLCAVLSYEQILPVLWVGTALLWFATLPYLYRIVRRTRSRTAMWYASSLVVALGATLNEIVVASTGQSLLLGALNSVTAALASGVLASAAVAEHMRSDRRRAEQAQKTLKAAYNDSPIGLFTVHDGLVIANANPAFKSMLATMGMDGALTLDELFEPDVALAFGSLHSAGQSASFDLQARLLPPGGGEYWCAIKASTVDGRIIEGSLQDITERVRATTRLEFLVNHDPLTECLNLRGLSRKFERSLTPPRTLAYFDLDRFKLINDLYGHSAGDAVLKQVCERIRSQLGPLDLLARVGGDEFVVAFPDASITEASQRCQNILALISSAPFQIDVQRFALSVSGGLVAAESFGAPAMKEIVSAADTLCRMAKKKPSDRLVVMDGGDTFFKHHKDELALISCLERGETPEGLFLMMQPELSLSRPFDSLNFEVLLRMRKPNGDIVPAQIIIEAAEAHAKTAIIDRWVVTTVISWLEAHAGQLLNTQFVGVNLSGSSLNDEAFVEDLLRLFNQHQEAVARICIEITETVALNDMAHMQRFIDRARDLGVKVALDDFGAGYSSFGYLKGLSVDALKLDGSLVRDAANNPSGMAVLSALGGLVNNLGMKSIGEYAENLPILKALVSAGVDYAQGYGISRPVLPERILEARSAADFIEDPEIYAFVRQLQGREQNTMPLFPEQQRGELLASGLLH, translated from the coding sequence ATGTTCCGCAACATCACCGAGGACCTGCTCAATGCCACCACCGCCCGGCTGCTGCCGGTGGTGGTGTTCGTCGTTGCGGCCCTCACCGGTCTCTGGCATCTGAGCCGGCCCGAGCCCGCCACGGGCACGCCGCTGCCCCTGGTCGCCTGGCAGGAGCCGGCCGACCTGAAGCAGCCGCTGGACCAGGACCTCGCCTATGTGCGCGCCCGCCTGGCCGAGCGCCAGAGCGCCACCAGCGTCAGCACCCAGCGCTCGACCGACGCCTTCTGGATAGGTGTCAAGGCTCAGGCGCCGGCCGGCCAGCAGGCCTGGTCGGTCGAGTTCCCTTCCCGCCATTCCATGGCCCTGCGCTGCTGGGACGAGCAGAGCGGCGAGCTGCTGGGCTCGGCGACGCGCTCGGGCAGCAGCGGTGCGGTGATGCCGGTGCGCGGCGGCTTTGCGCTGACGCTGGATGGCGAGCGGCGCGACATTCAGCTGCTGTGCCGTTCGAACTTCCGCGGTCCGGCCAAGATTGCCGCGGCCCGCTGGCAGGCCGCCGAACTCGACGCCGCTTCTGCACAGCACCAGAAGACCGCCACCATGATCGAGGCCGGCCTCGGCCTGCTGGCGCTGTCGATGGCGCTGACCGCGGCCATCAACAAGAGCCGGCTGTACTGGGCCTTCATTGGCTGGCTGATGATCAGCATGCGCATGGCCCTGCTGTCGGAGGGCTCGGACTTCAGCTTCTTCGGCATGCCGATCGCGCCGGAATGGCTGACGCTGACCCGCCAATGGACGCTGTGCCTTTACTTCGTCACCACCATCGCCGTGTTCGGCCTGCTGTTCCGCAAGGAGATGGCCAAGGTCGGCGGCGGCTGGCTGCTGCCGATCCAGCGCGCCAGCACCTTGCTGCTGATGGGCCTGTGCGCGGTGCTGAGCTACGAGCAGATCCTGCCCGTGCTTTGGGTCGGTACGGCCCTGCTGTGGTTCGCCACCCTGCCCTACCTCTACCGCATCGTGCGCCGCACCCGCTCGCGCACGGCCATGTGGTACGCCTCCTCCCTGGTGGTGGCCCTGGGCGCCACGCTGAACGAAATCGTCGTCGCCTCCACCGGCCAGAGCCTGCTGCTGGGCGCGCTGAACAGCGTCACCGCGGCCCTGGCCTCGGGCGTGCTGGCCTCGGCCGCCGTGGCCGAGCACATGCGCTCGGACCGCCGCCGCGCCGAGCAGGCGCAGAAGACGCTGAAGGCCGCCTACAACGACTCGCCTATCGGCCTGTTCACCGTCCATGACGGCCTGGTGATCGCCAATGCCAACCCGGCCTTCAAGTCCATGCTCGCGACAATGGGCATGGACGGCGCGCTGACGCTGGACGAGCTGTTCGAGCCCGACGTGGCCCTGGCCTTCGGCTCGCTGCACAGTGCCGGCCAGAGCGCCTCCTTCGACCTGCAGGCCCGCCTGCTGCCACCCGGCGGCGGCGAATACTGGTGCGCGATCAAGGCCTCGACCGTCGACGGCCGCATCATCGAAGGCTCGCTGCAGGACATCACCGAGCGGGTGCGCGCCACCACGCGGCTGGAATTCCTGGTCAACCACGACCCGCTGACCGAATGCCTGAACCTGCGCGGCCTGTCGCGCAAGTTCGAACGCTCGCTGACGCCGCCGCGGACGCTGGCGTATTTCGACCTGGACCGCTTCAAGCTGATCAACGACCTCTACGGCCACTCGGCCGGCGACGCGGTGCTGAAGCAGGTCTGCGAGCGCATCCGCAGCCAGCTGGGGCCGCTGGACCTGCTGGCCCGCGTGGGCGGCGACGAGTTCGTGGTCGCCTTCCCCGATGCCTCGATCACCGAGGCCTCGCAGCGCTGCCAGAACATCCTGGCGCTGATCTCCTCGGCGCCGTTCCAGATCGACGTGCAGCGCTTTGCGCTCAGCGTGTCGGGTGGCCTGGTAGCGGCCGAGAGCTTCGGCGCACCGGCGATGAAGGAAATCGTCTCGGCGGCCGACACCCTGTGCCGCATGGCCAAGAAGAAGCCCAGCGACCGCCTGGTGGTGATGGACGGCGGCGACACCTTCTTCAAGCACCACAAGGACGAGCTGGCCCTGATCAGCTGCCTGGAGCGCGGCGAGACGCCCGAGGGCCTGTTCCTGATGATGCAGCCCGAGCTGTCGCTGAGCCGGCCCTTCGACTCGCTGAACTTCGAGGTGCTGCTGCGCATGCGCAAGCCCAATGGCGACATCGTGCCGGCCCAGATCATCATCGAGGCGGCCGAGGCGCATGCCAAGACCGCCATCATCGACCGCTGGGTGGTCACCACCGTGATCTCCTGGCTGGAGGCCCACGCCGGCCAGCTGCTCAACACCCAGTTCGTCGGCGTCAATCTGTCGGGCAGCTCGCTGAACGACGAGGCCTTCGTCGAGGACCTGCTGCGCCTGTTCAACCAGCACCAGGAGGCGGTGGCCCGCATCTGCATAGAGATCACCGAGACCGTGGCGCTGAACGACATGGCCCACATGCAGCGCTTCATCGACCGCGCCCGCGACCTGGGCGTCAAGGTGGCGCTGGACGATTTCGGCGCCGGCTATTCCTCGTTCGGCTACCTCAAGGGCCTGAGCGTCGATGCGCTGAAGCTGGACGGATCGCTGGTGCGTGACGCGGCCAACAACCCCTCCGGCATGGCCGTGCTCAGCGCGCTGGGCGGCCTGGTCAACAACCTGGGCATGAAGTCGATCGGCGAGTACGCCGAGAACCTGCCCATCCTCAAGGCCCTGGTGTCGGCGGGCGTGGACTACGCCCAGGGCTACGGCATCAGCCGGCCGGTCTTGCCGGAGCGCATCCTGGAGGCGCGCTCGGCCGCCGACTTCATCGAGGATCCGGAAATCTACGCCTTCGTGCGACAGCTGCAGGGCCGCGAGCAGAACACCATGCCGCTGTTCCCGGAACAGCAGCGCGGCGAGCTGCTGGCCTCAGGCCTGCTGCACTGA
- a CDS encoding cell division protein FtsQ/DivIB: protein MAANTALDQALPPDVRLMNGVAVLLMLGLVLAVLAYGANWLARRPVFAIRAVQIEGDVARNSSATLRANALPRLSGTFLTMNLQQARQAFEAVPWVRQATVQRIWPARLKVTLEEHRPAAYWELKAEGADAQSDAAVERQLVNSFGEVFQANLGDVEDENLPTLSGPTGSAGHMLMLWKQLQPLTEALSDSAERLDLSGRGSWRLKLEKGAEIELGRGSDAEVLARYEQFVRTLTQMTSRYQAPLLAADLRHRDGYALKLRGVTTSGPEAGAKNKSTKTTRN, encoded by the coding sequence ATGGCCGCCAACACCGCGCTCGACCAGGCACTGCCACCCGACGTCCGTCTGATGAACGGCGTCGCGGTGCTGCTGATGCTCGGCCTGGTGCTGGCGGTGCTGGCCTATGGCGCCAACTGGCTGGCGCGCCGGCCGGTGTTTGCGATCCGCGCGGTGCAGATCGAGGGCGATGTGGCCCGCAACAGCTCGGCCACGCTGCGGGCCAATGCGCTGCCGAGGCTCTCGGGCACCTTTCTCACCATGAACCTGCAGCAGGCGCGCCAGGCTTTCGAGGCCGTGCCCTGGGTGCGCCAGGCCACGGTTCAGCGGATCTGGCCGGCACGGCTCAAGGTCACGCTGGAAGAGCATCGTCCGGCCGCCTACTGGGAGCTCAAGGCCGAAGGCGCCGATGCGCAGAGCGACGCCGCGGTCGAGCGCCAGCTGGTCAACAGCTTCGGCGAGGTCTTCCAGGCCAACCTGGGCGATGTCGAGGACGAGAACCTGCCGACGCTGTCGGGCCCCACCGGTTCGGCTGGCCACATGCTGATGCTGTGGAAGCAGTTGCAGCCGCTGACCGAGGCCCTGTCGGACAGCGCCGAGCGGCTGGACCTTTCGGGTCGCGGCTCCTGGCGCCTGAAGCTTGAGAAGGGCGCCGAGATCGAGCTGGGCCGCGGCAGCGACGCCGAGGTGCTGGCGCGCTACGAGCAGTTCGTGCGCACGCTGACCCAGATGACCTCGCGCTACCAGGCACCGCTGCTGGCGGCCGACCTTCGCCACCGCGACGGCTATGCGCTGAAGCTGCGCGGCGTGACGACGAGCGGCCCCGAGGCGGGCGCCAAGAACAAATCGACGAAGACCACAAGGAACTAA
- the lpxC gene encoding UDP-3-O-acyl-N-acetylglucosamine deacetylase, with translation MLKQRTLKSLTRAVGVGIHSGQKVEMTLRPAAPDTGIVFRRVDLNHPVDIPVRSDTVCDTRMATTISPNGDPNGPRVQTIEHLLSACAGLGLDNLYVDINADEVPVLDGSAASFVFLLQSAGIELQNAPKKFLRVKKAIEVRQGEGKRLMWARLEPHHGYTLNFQIEFDNPAVSATGQQYVFDMGSGQYKKEIARARTFGMTSDIEVMRSRGLTLGGAMDNAIVVDDYRVLNADGLRYDDEFVKHKILDAIGDMQVAGHPLLAAYTSFKGGHALNNKLLRALLADQEAWEIVTFEDERQAPAGFAELAPAW, from the coding sequence ATGTTGAAGCAACGTACCCTGAAGTCGCTGACCCGTGCCGTCGGCGTGGGCATACACAGCGGCCAGAAGGTCGAGATGACGCTGCGTCCGGCAGCCCCCGACACCGGCATCGTGTTCCGCCGCGTGGACCTGAACCACCCGGTCGACATCCCGGTGCGCTCCGACACGGTCTGCGATACCCGCATGGCCACCACCATCAGCCCCAACGGCGACCCCAACGGGCCGCGGGTCCAGACCATCGAACACCTGCTGTCGGCCTGCGCCGGCCTGGGCCTGGACAACCTCTACGTGGACATCAATGCCGACGAGGTGCCGGTGCTGGACGGCTCGGCCGCCAGCTTCGTGTTCCTCTTGCAGAGCGCCGGGATCGAGTTGCAGAACGCGCCCAAGAAGTTCCTGCGGGTGAAGAAGGCCATTGAGGTCCGCCAGGGCGAGGGCAAGCGCCTGATGTGGGCCAGGCTGGAGCCGCACCACGGCTACACGCTGAACTTCCAGATCGAGTTCGACAACCCGGCCGTGTCCGCCACCGGCCAGCAGTACGTGTTCGACATGGGCTCGGGCCAGTACAAGAAGGAAATCGCGCGGGCCCGCACCTTCGGCATGACCAGCGACATCGAGGTCATGCGCAGCCGCGGCCTGACGCTGGGCGGCGCCATGGACAACGCCATCGTGGTGGACGACTACCGCGTGCTCAATGCCGACGGCCTCCGCTACGACGACGAATTCGTCAAGCACAAGATCCTCGACGCCATCGGCGACATGCAGGTCGCCGGCCATCCGCTGCTGGCCGCCTACACCTCCTTCAAGGGCGGCCATGCGCTGAACAACAAGCTCTTGCGCGCCCTGCTGGCCGACCAGGAAGCCTGGGAGATCGTCACTTTCGAAGACGAGCGCCAGGCACCGGCGGGCTTTGCCGAGCTGGCGCCGGCCTGGTAG
- a CDS encoding D-alanine--D-alanine ligase yields the protein MKLDLNIDPKQLGKTAVLMGGSSAEREVSLTMSGPGVLAALRASGVDAHDFDPAERGLHELKAEGFQRCFIALHGRHGEDGTVQGALELLGIPYTGSGVMASSIAMDKITTKRLWRADGLATPKWLSLKRSELQRERVITVPDELGLPVFVKPPHEGSSIGVTRVDGYSQMQAAVEAAAQYDEEVLCEQFIEGPELTCPVLGEGASAVALPVIQIEADQGNYDYQNKYFTNSTRYLLGNLDPQLERRIQDLVLAAYRSLGCRGWGRADLMLRKSDGEPFLLEMNTSPGMTSHSLVPKSAAHAGITYEQLCLWLLAQARLDSGKA from the coding sequence ATGAAACTGGACCTGAACATCGACCCCAAGCAGCTAGGCAAGACCGCCGTGCTGATGGGCGGCAGCTCGGCCGAGCGCGAGGTCTCGCTGACCATGTCCGGCCCCGGCGTGCTGGCGGCGCTGCGCGCCAGCGGTGTCGACGCCCATGACTTCGATCCGGCCGAGCGCGGCCTGCATGAGCTGAAGGCCGAAGGCTTCCAGCGCTGCTTCATCGCCCTGCATGGCCGCCACGGCGAAGACGGCACGGTGCAGGGCGCGCTGGAGCTGCTGGGCATTCCCTACACCGGCTCCGGCGTGATGGCATCAAGCATCGCCATGGACAAGATCACGACCAAGCGGCTGTGGCGCGCCGATGGCCTGGCCACGCCCAAATGGCTGAGCCTGAAGCGCAGCGAGCTGCAGCGCGAGCGCGTCATCACCGTGCCCGACGAGCTGGGCCTGCCGGTCTTCGTCAAGCCGCCGCACGAAGGCTCCAGCATCGGCGTGACCCGGGTCGACGGCTATTCGCAGATGCAGGCCGCGGTCGAGGCCGCCGCCCAGTACGACGAAGAAGTGCTGTGCGAGCAGTTCATCGAAGGCCCCGAGCTGACCTGCCCGGTGCTGGGCGAGGGCGCTTCGGCCGTGGCGCTGCCGGTCATCCAGATCGAGGCCGACCAGGGCAACTACGACTACCAGAACAAGTACTTCACCAACAGCACGCGCTACCTGCTTGGCAACCTGGACCCGCAGCTGGAGCGCCGCATCCAGGACCTGGTGCTGGCGGCCTACCGTTCGCTGGGCTGCCGCGGCTGGGGCCGTGCCGACCTGATGCTGCGCAAGTCGGACGGCGAGCCCTTCCTGCTGGAGATGAACACCTCGCCCGGCATGACCTCGCATTCGCTGGTGCCCAAGTCGGCGGCGCATGCGGGCATCACGTACGAACAGCTGTGCCTGTGGCTGCTGGCCCAGGCGCGACTCGACTCGGGCAAGGCCTGA
- the ftsZ gene encoding cell division protein FtsZ: MAIEMIEEFDQGTQIKVIGVGGGGGNAVEHMIAQGVQGVEFICANTDAQALNRSKADQLLQLGNSGLGAGAKPEVGRQSAEEAEARIRESIQGANMLFITAGMGGGTGTGAAPVIARVAKEMGILTVGVVTKPFDFEGTRRTKAAESGLAELEANVDSLIVVLNEKLLEVLGDDVTQDQAFAHANDVLKNAVGGISDIIHIPGLVNVDFEDVKTVMSEPGKAMMGTAQAGGPDRATKAAEAAVACPLLEGIDLSGARGVLVLIAASRSNFKLSESRNAMNTIRRYAAEDAHVIYGTAYDESLGDQLRVTVIATGLSQGKARQQQQPPLQVIQQEAVRRTGTDNMPVLTQPVNMSATLGQTVAAPTLGGGGGDFAGMTVPSVWRHGRTAAATKVEALSSNGMDEIEIPAFLRKQAD, translated from the coding sequence ATGGCGATCGAAATGATCGAAGAGTTTGACCAGGGCACCCAAATCAAGGTGATTGGGGTCGGTGGCGGCGGCGGCAACGCGGTCGAGCACATGATTGCCCAGGGCGTCCAGGGCGTGGAATTCATCTGCGCCAATACCGACGCCCAAGCGCTGAATCGTTCCAAGGCCGACCAGCTGCTGCAGCTGGGTAATTCGGGCCTGGGCGCCGGCGCCAAACCCGAGGTCGGCCGTCAATCCGCCGAAGAGGCCGAGGCCCGCATCCGCGAGTCCATCCAGGGCGCCAACATGCTGTTCATCACGGCCGGCATGGGTGGTGGCACCGGCACCGGCGCCGCGCCGGTGATCGCTCGCGTGGCCAAGGAGATGGGCATCCTGACCGTGGGCGTGGTCACCAAGCCCTTCGACTTCGAAGGCACGCGCCGCACCAAGGCGGCCGAGTCCGGCCTGGCCGAGCTGGAAGCCAATGTCGATTCGCTGATCGTGGTGCTGAACGAGAAGCTGCTGGAAGTGCTGGGCGACGATGTCACCCAGGACCAGGCCTTCGCGCACGCCAACGACGTGCTGAAGAATGCCGTCGGCGGCATCTCCGACATCATCCACATCCCGGGCCTGGTGAACGTCGACTTCGAAGACGTCAAGACCGTGATGAGCGAGCCGGGCAAGGCCATGATGGGCACGGCCCAGGCCGGCGGTCCGGACCGCGCCACCAAGGCTGCCGAGGCCGCCGTGGCCTGTCCGCTGCTGGAAGGCATTGACCTGTCGGGTGCCCGTGGCGTGCTGGTGCTGATCGCCGCGAGCCGCAGCAACTTCAAGCTGAGCGAGTCGCGCAACGCGATGAACACCATCCGTCGCTATGCCGCCGAAGATGCCCATGTCATCTACGGCACGGCCTACGACGAATCGCTGGGCGACCAGCTGCGCGTGACGGTCATCGCCACCGGCCTGAGCCAGGGCAAGGCCCGCCAGCAGCAGCAGCCGCCGCTGCAGGTGATCCAGCAGGAAGCCGTGCGCCGCACCGGCACCGACAACATGCCGGTGCTGACCCAGCCGGTGAACATGTCGGCCACGCTGGGCCAGACCGTGGCCGCCCCGACCCTGGGCGGTGGCGGCGGAGATTTTGCCGGCATGACCGTGCCCAGCGTCTGGCGCCATGGCCGCACGGCCGCCGCGACCAAGGTCGAGGCCCTGTCCAGCAATGGCATGGACGAGATCGAGATCCCGGCCTTCCTGCGCAAGCAGGCTGACTAA